The following coding sequences lie in one Hyalangium ruber genomic window:
- a CDS encoding right-handed parallel beta-helix repeat-containing protein, translated as MTVPQGITLTIDPGVRIKFAETDGLSSGYDLTKVELIVQGTLNVQGTSASPVTMNAYRAYGIFVQGTATLNYAHLIDGAECLGVFGGTATVTHSTFESCAVALYTYEGMTHMSYSLVIENGVSPSSKYALMIAGSADIIHNTITGNTYGGIWVFNFTGTANIYDNIITSNDQYGIHFVSVTNPTRSVHHNDVWNHATNYTRVAAGTGSISANPRFVSDTSFVLQTASPCRNAASDGTDMGAFPSIPPPAASIVVTPSSHTMAVQGTKQFSATAYDASGNPLPNAVITWAASAAAGSVSSSGLFTAGCTPGTYTAAVTATVEGHSAIANVTLQPGAAATISLSPSTATVPIHGIQTFTATVKDACGNALPAEQVSWGVTGGGTISSSGVFTAGTTPGTFTNAVTAQSGSLSASATVTVTPGALASLEVAPATATLSINGTQQFTATGKDSAGNTVPASITWSVVNGGGSINPSGLFTAGTVAGTFAQTVKATSGTLSATASVTVNPGPIQSVAVAPASVTLPARGARQFTATATDAWGNTVSGTPAWTVQPAAVGTIDATGSFTAGGTAGSYPAAVTATLGGVSGSASVTISASSLARIVVSPSAVTLEPLAVRQFTAQGQDADGNVVSITPAWSVVSGAGSITQDGLFTATQAPGSYLNSVVATANGVTGTSSITVTAGGIQRVALSPQNPTVAVNGTIAFSAKAFDAFDNELPQLTATWEVVNGGGTLDASGVFTAGATSGAFANTVKVTLGGLSATTSVTVSTDVDGDGLSDAWELAHGLDPSQPGDASLDPDGDTLSNLSEFQAGTNPQDADTDDDGALDGKEQRPSEDTDGDGLPNARDPDSDNDALFDGMEMAVASPHANTDTSKGRFIADTNPATSTAPLIADTDGDGRKDGEEDANHNGKVDSGETDPNHPDTFCSATPECGSGQVCEAGVCVDDTSAPEEGGGGCGCNGSGAGASVFGLLLLSILGRVGARRR; from the coding sequence GTGACAGTCCCGCAGGGCATCACGTTGACGATCGATCCGGGCGTACGGATCAAATTCGCGGAGACGGATGGCCTGAGCTCGGGTTATGACTTGACCAAGGTCGAGCTCATCGTTCAGGGCACCCTGAATGTCCAAGGCACCAGCGCCTCCCCCGTGACGATGAACGCCTACCGGGCTTACGGCATCTTCGTCCAGGGCACAGCCACCCTCAACTACGCCCACCTCATCGACGGCGCCGAGTGTCTGGGCGTCTTTGGCGGCACCGCCACTGTCACTCACAGCACCTTCGAAAGCTGCGCCGTGGCCCTCTACACCTACGAGGGGATGACCCACATGAGCTACAGCCTGGTGATCGAGAATGGCGTCAGCCCCAGTTCAAAATACGCCCTCATGATCGCAGGGTCCGCGGACATCATCCACAACACCATCACGGGCAATACCTACGGCGGCATCTGGGTCTTCAACTTCACCGGCACCGCCAACATCTACGACAACATCATCACCTCCAACGATCAGTACGGCATCCACTTCGTCTCCGTCACCAACCCCACGCGGTCCGTTCACCACAACGACGTCTGGAACCACGCGACCAACTACACCCGGGTCGCTGCTGGCACCGGCAGCATCTCCGCCAACCCCCGCTTCGTCAGCGACACCAGCTTCGTGCTCCAGACCGCGTCGCCGTGTCGGAACGCCGCGTCCGACGGAACGGATATGGGCGCGTTCCCCAGCATTCCTCCGCCTGCCGCGTCCATCGTCGTGACGCCCTCGTCCCACACCATGGCAGTGCAGGGCACGAAGCAGTTCAGCGCTACGGCGTACGACGCCTCCGGCAACCCGCTCCCGAACGCCGTCATCACCTGGGCCGCGTCCGCAGCCGCGGGCTCGGTTAGCTCGAGCGGCCTGTTCACCGCGGGCTGCACGCCTGGGACGTACACGGCCGCGGTGACCGCGACGGTGGAAGGTCACTCGGCCATCGCGAATGTGACGCTCCAGCCTGGAGCCGCCGCGACGATCAGTCTCTCACCCTCGACCGCTACCGTGCCCATCCATGGCATTCAGACGTTCACGGCGACCGTCAAGGATGCCTGTGGCAACGCCCTGCCTGCGGAGCAGGTGAGCTGGGGCGTGACCGGCGGCGGTACCATCAGCTCCAGCGGAGTGTTCACCGCGGGCACCACCCCGGGCACCTTCACCAACGCTGTCACCGCTCAGAGCGGCTCCTTGAGCGCGAGCGCCACCGTGACTGTCACGCCCGGCGCTCTGGCCAGCCTCGAGGTGGCGCCGGCAACGGCCACCCTGTCCATCAACGGCACCCAGCAGTTCACGGCGACGGGCAAGGACTCGGCCGGCAACACCGTGCCCGCGTCCATCACCTGGAGCGTCGTCAACGGCGGTGGCTCCATCAACCCCTCCGGCCTGTTCACCGCAGGCACGGTGGCTGGAACCTTCGCCCAGACGGTCAAGGCCACCAGCGGCACGCTGTCCGCGACGGCGAGCGTCACGGTGAACCCAGGGCCGATCCAGAGCGTGGCGGTGGCGCCTGCGTCCGTGACACTGCCGGCGCGTGGCGCACGGCAGTTCACCGCTACAGCTACCGATGCCTGGGGTAACACCGTCTCTGGCACACCGGCGTGGACGGTCCAGCCGGCCGCGGTGGGCACCATCGATGCGACGGGCTCGTTCACCGCCGGTGGCACCGCCGGCTCCTACCCGGCCGCAGTGACCGCGACGCTCGGCGGAGTGAGCGGCTCGGCCAGCGTGACGATCTCCGCGAGCTCGCTGGCGAGGATTGTGGTCTCTCCCTCCGCTGTCACGCTGGAGCCTCTCGCCGTGCGTCAGTTCACCGCTCAGGGCCAGGACGCGGATGGCAACGTCGTGTCCATCACGCCCGCCTGGTCAGTGGTGAGTGGGGCCGGCAGCATCACTCAGGACGGCCTCTTCACCGCCACCCAGGCCCCTGGCTCCTACCTGAACAGCGTGGTCGCCACGGCCAACGGAGTGACCGGCACCTCCTCCATCACCGTGACTGCCGGTGGCATCCAGCGCGTGGCGCTCTCCCCGCAGAACCCGACTGTCGCCGTGAATGGAACCATCGCGTTCAGCGCGAAGGCCTTCGACGCGTTCGACAACGAGCTGCCCCAGCTCACCGCCACCTGGGAGGTCGTCAACGGTGGCGGCACCCTCGATGCCTCGGGCGTCTTCACCGCCGGAGCCACGAGCGGAGCCTTCGCGAACACCGTCAAAGTCACCCTGGGCGGCCTGAGCGCCACCACTTCCGTGACCGTCTCGACCGACGTCGACGGTGATGGCCTTTCCGACGCGTGGGAGCTCGCCCACGGGCTCGATCCGAGCCAGCCGGGTGATGCTTCGCTCGACCCGGACGGCGACACGCTTTCCAACCTGTCTGAGTTCCAAGCGGGGACGAACCCCCAAGACGCGGACACGGATGATGACGGCGCACTCGATGGCAAAGAGCAGCGCCCCTCCGAGGACACGGACGGCGACGGCCTGCCGAACGCACGGGACCCGGACAGCGACAATGATGCCCTGTTCGACGGGATGGAGATGGCGGTCGCCTCGCCCCACGCGAACACCGACACGTCCAAGGGCCGGTTCATCGCCGACACGAACCCGGCGACCAGCACGGCTCCGCTCATCGCGGACACGGATGGCGATGGACGCAAGGACGGCGAGGAGGACGCAAATCACAACGGCAAGGTCGACTCGGGTGAGACGGACCCGAACCACCCCGACACGTTCTGCAGCGCGACTCCGGAATGCGGCAGCGGCCAGGTGTGCGAGGCCGGAGTGTGTGTGGACGACACCTCCGCTCCGGAAGAAGGCGGAGGAGGTTGCGGCTGCAACGGTTCGGGTGCCGGAGCCTCGGTGTTTGGCCTGTTGCTGCTGTCGATTCTCGGGCGCGTGGGTGCCCGGCGACGGTGA